The following coding sequences are from one Desulfosporosinus orientis DSM 765 window:
- the eutM gene encoding ethanolamine utilization microcompartment protein EutM: MNRSDALGLIETRGMVGAIEAADAMVKAANVQLMGYEKVGGALVTVMVRGDVGAVKAATDAGAAAAQRVGELISVHVIPRPHGDVEMMLPGGKKDA; encoded by the coding sequence ATGAACAGATCAGATGCTTTAGGATTAATCGAAACCAGAGGTATGGTTGGAGCTATTGAAGCAGCAGACGCTATGGTGAAGGCAGCTAATGTACAGCTTATGGGTTATGAAAAAGTCGGCGGTGCCCTGGTAACCGTTATGGTAAGAGGAGACGTTGGAGCAGTCAAAGCTGCTACTGATGCCGGTGCTGCTGCAGCTCAGCGGGTTGGTGAACTTATTTCCGTTCACGTTATTCCCCGCCCCCACGGTGATGTAGAAATGATGCTCCCCGGCGGTAAGAAAGAC
- a CDS encoding phosphate propanoyltransferase, whose product MASYEELAALVLEAIKEGGYLTQDSSSIPVGISNRHIHLSQGDLETLFGAGYQLTKTKDLSQPGQYACQETVIIAGPKGSIEKVRILGPVRSESQVEILQADCFKLGVKAPVKLSGDLAGTPGITLIGPKGSVYLNRGAMIAQRHIHMTLEDAGNLGVRDGEKVTIQIDGLRGGTYTNVVIRANSASSLEFHIDTEEANAMSLTSTSKITIVK is encoded by the coding sequence GTGGCAAGCTATGAAGAGTTAGCCGCTCTGGTGCTGGAAGCAATCAAGGAGGGAGGGTATCTGACCCAGGACTCAAGTTCCATACCCGTGGGAATTTCCAATCGTCATATCCATCTTTCCCAAGGGGATTTAGAAACTCTGTTCGGAGCGGGTTACCAGTTGACGAAAACCAAGGATTTGTCTCAACCCGGGCAATATGCTTGCCAAGAGACAGTGATCATCGCCGGGCCCAAAGGATCTATTGAAAAGGTTCGAATTCTGGGACCGGTGCGCAGTGAATCCCAGGTAGAGATACTTCAGGCCGACTGTTTTAAACTGGGGGTAAAGGCGCCAGTGAAGTTGTCCGGGGATTTGGCAGGGACCCCGGGAATTACCCTCATCGGCCCCAAAGGGAGCGTTTATCTGAACAGAGGTGCGATGATTGCCCAAAGGCATATTCACATGACTCTGGAAGACGCGGGAAACTTAGGGGTACGAGACGGAGAAAAGGTAACCATTCAAATAGACGGGCTGCGGGGCGGCACCTACACTAATGTTGTGATCAGAGCCAACAGCGCCTCCTCCCTTGAGTTCCATATTGACACTGAAGAAGCTAATGCAATGAGTCTTACGTCTACTTCCAAAATTACGATTGTAAAATAA
- a CDS encoding acetaldehyde dehydrogenase (acetylating), which yields MKGRNSTLENFDYDLQSLQETRTIARQGKLAQAQLAKFSAEQIDQIIRNMVKAAEENAVSLAQMAVEETGFGKVEDKIFKNRFASTELYDFIKPMQTIGVINDDKVNKVMEIAEPVGLLMGIIPSTNPTSTTIYKSIIAIKSRNGIVFSPHPSALKCTLAAARLMNDAAVAAGAPANIIGCISKPSMQATNELMKCDEVAMIIATGGSAMVKAAYSAGKPALGVGPGNVPAFIERTADIRKAVKNIIASKTFDNGTICASEQSVIVEESMRSQVMDEFRRQGGYFMSPEETGKVAKLLFVRGHAMNAKMVGRSAAVIAENAGITIPSGTKVLLGEQQGVGEGYPLSYEKLTTVLGFYTVKDWQEACDLSIKLLNNGGVGHSLSIHTENPEMAVRFAEKPVFRILVNTASSQGGVGASTGLAPAFTLGCGTWGGSATSDNVTPMHLINKKRIAYGIKDVTENQSSSPAACGAQSCGSSAVSDEQIMNVVNEVINLLKKRGDN from the coding sequence ATGAAAGGAAGGAATAGTACGTTGGAAAACTTTGATTATGATTTACAATCCCTGCAGGAAACCAGAACTATTGCCCGTCAAGGCAAACTGGCTCAAGCTCAGTTAGCTAAATTCAGTGCTGAGCAGATCGATCAAATCATTCGCAATATGGTGAAAGCTGCCGAAGAGAATGCCGTTTCTCTGGCTCAAATGGCTGTGGAAGAAACGGGATTTGGCAAAGTGGAAGATAAAATTTTCAAAAACCGTTTTGCCTCTACGGAACTGTATGATTTTATCAAACCTATGCAGACCATCGGCGTTATTAACGATGACAAAGTCAATAAGGTTATGGAAATTGCCGAACCCGTAGGATTGCTCATGGGAATTATCCCTTCCACCAATCCTACATCCACCACCATTTACAAATCCATTATCGCTATCAAGTCCCGGAATGGGATTGTCTTCTCTCCTCACCCGTCGGCTCTGAAGTGCACTCTGGCCGCTGCCCGCTTAATGAATGACGCAGCTGTAGCCGCCGGTGCTCCGGCCAATATCATCGGCTGCATTTCTAAGCCTTCCATGCAGGCTACCAATGAACTGATGAAATGCGATGAAGTGGCGATGATTATTGCTACCGGTGGTTCAGCTATGGTCAAGGCTGCCTATAGTGCAGGCAAGCCGGCCCTGGGTGTAGGACCGGGAAATGTGCCCGCCTTTATTGAGAGAACCGCTGATATTCGTAAGGCTGTTAAAAATATTATCGCCAGCAAAACCTTTGACAATGGCACGATCTGTGCTTCCGAGCAATCAGTGATTGTAGAAGAATCCATGCGCAGTCAGGTTATGGATGAGTTCAGACGTCAGGGCGGCTACTTCATGAGCCCTGAAGAAACCGGAAAAGTGGCCAAACTTTTATTTGTACGGGGACATGCCATGAATGCCAAGATGGTGGGCAGATCTGCGGCAGTGATCGCTGAAAATGCCGGCATCACCATTCCTTCCGGAACTAAGGTTCTGTTGGGCGAACAACAAGGTGTGGGCGAAGGTTATCCCTTGTCTTATGAAAAGCTGACAACTGTACTGGGCTTTTATACCGTCAAAGATTGGCAGGAAGCCTGTGACCTGAGTATTAAACTCTTAAACAACGGCGGTGTCGGGCACAGCCTCTCCATTCATACCGAAAATCCGGAAATGGCTGTCCGCTTTGCTGAAAAACCCGTATTCAGAATCCTGGTCAACACAGCCTCCAGTCAAGGGGGAGTGGGAGCCAGTACCGGACTAGCCCCGGCCTTTACACTGGGTTGCGGTACATGGGGCGGAAGTGCAACCTCCGACAATGTTACCCCCATGCACTTAATTAATAAAAAACGTATCGCTTATGGAATTAAAGATGTAACCGAAAACCAATCTTCAAGCCCTGCGGCTTGCGGAGCTCAGAGCTGCGGCAGCAGTGCCGTCAGTGATGAGCAGATCATGAATGTGGTCAATGAAGTTATCAACCTGCTGAAAAAAAGAGGTGATAACTAA
- a CDS encoding BMC domain-containing protein, translating into MQALGLIETRGLLPAIESADVMFKTAQVDFVEKVYTGGGLVTVAVTGDVASVKAAVEAAAAAVERIGPSSLISQHVIPRPDQGIESLFAPQAGCPEEPAGLPEDSAKASGEKPPAASAEGKEDEATVESSEPKPVMPQVLSKEDMNACVEEFGLNKSVQVLRSLSVTKLRKLAGEYSGLGLAGKALARAKKETLVQKLKDYYEGENERKE; encoded by the coding sequence ATGCAGGCACTTGGCTTAATTGAAACACGAGGACTCCTTCCGGCTATTGAAAGCGCAGACGTCATGTTCAAAACGGCGCAAGTGGATTTTGTCGAAAAAGTCTATACCGGCGGCGGTTTGGTAACCGTTGCTGTCACTGGCGACGTGGCTTCTGTTAAGGCGGCCGTAGAGGCTGCTGCAGCAGCGGTTGAGAGAATCGGTCCTTCCTCCTTGATTTCCCAGCATGTGATTCCCAGACCTGATCAGGGAATCGAAAGCCTATTTGCCCCTCAGGCAGGTTGCCCAGAGGAACCGGCTGGTCTCCCTGAGGACAGTGCTAAGGCCTCTGGAGAGAAGCCTCCGGCTGCAAGTGCGGAAGGAAAGGAAGATGAAGCCACGGTTGAAAGCAGTGAGCCTAAGCCGGTTATGCCTCAGGTACTCTCAAAAGAGGATATGAATGCATGCGTAGAAGAGTTTGGACTGAACAAGAGTGTACAGGTCCTAAGATCCCTTTCCGTAACAAAACTTCGCAAGCTGGCAGGGGAGTATTCCGGTCTGGGTCTGGCAGGCAAAGCTTTAGCCAGAGCTAAGAAAGAAACCCTGGTCCAGAAGCTGAAGGACTATTACGAGGGGGAGAATGAAAGGAAGGAATAG
- a CDS encoding cupin domain-containing protein — MKKLISANDVKAAAKEGQKQLAVDSNTIITMAAKDMAREVGIEFTTEIQAVSKPGVSYASPENDRSQDCRENSIDPEMIFQVVKAVLSKGLLTSVPVSSLEQAFQTESDPLSGLKVVRGRTVKFKSLDTGNPNTQAAYRELISEDPSQRKAGFLTIEKSSFEWELSHEEIEIVLEGSLSLNINGKIIHAHQGDVLFIPKNTKVTWNSQDYVKLFYAAYPAH, encoded by the coding sequence TTGAAAAAACTTATTAGTGCCAATGACGTTAAGGCGGCAGCTAAAGAGGGCCAAAAACAACTGGCTGTTGACAGCAATACGATTATCACTATGGCTGCTAAAGATATGGCCAGAGAAGTTGGCATTGAATTTACAACAGAGATTCAGGCAGTGTCCAAGCCTGGAGTCAGTTACGCAAGTCCGGAAAATGACCGGTCTCAGGATTGCCGGGAAAATTCAATCGACCCGGAAATGATTTTTCAGGTTGTGAAGGCGGTATTGAGCAAGGGACTTCTGACAAGCGTTCCCGTCTCATCTCTTGAGCAGGCTTTTCAGACAGAGTCTGACCCTCTAAGCGGACTGAAAGTAGTCCGGGGCAGGACAGTCAAGTTTAAGAGTCTCGATACAGGGAACCCCAACACTCAGGCAGCTTACCGGGAATTGATCAGTGAGGACCCTTCTCAAAGAAAGGCCGGGTTCTTGACCATTGAGAAATCCAGTTTTGAGTGGGAGCTAAGCCATGAGGAGATAGAGATTGTTCTGGAAGGAAGTCTCTCCCTCAATATCAACGGAAAAATCATTCACGCTCACCAGGGGGATGTCCTCTTTATACCTAAGAACACTAAAGTTACTTGGAATTCTCAGGACTACGTCAAACTATTTTACGCAGCTTACCCGGCTCATTAG
- a CDS encoding BMC domain-containing protein, with amino-acid sequence MYSAIGMIELTSIARGINATDLMLKTAYVEVVSATPVCPGKYIAIVKGDVAAVESSVQVGAETAGEYLVDSFILPNVHPGVFPAITATSMPDGIGALGIMECFSLASMIIAADAALKAADVQALELRLGSGLGGKAYFTFTGDVAAVEAGIEAGKAIALDKGLLVETEVIPAPSDRLWEALF; translated from the coding sequence ATGTATAGTGCAATAGGGATGATTGAGCTGACGAGCATTGCCCGGGGCATCAATGCCACAGACTTGATGCTTAAAACAGCCTATGTCGAAGTAGTGAGTGCGACTCCTGTTTGTCCGGGAAAATATATCGCCATTGTTAAAGGGGATGTGGCTGCCGTCGAAAGTTCTGTCCAGGTGGGTGCGGAAACAGCCGGAGAATACTTGGTTGACAGTTTTATTCTCCCCAATGTTCATCCGGGAGTTTTCCCGGCCATCACAGCTACCTCCATGCCTGATGGAATTGGGGCTTTAGGCATTATGGAATGCTTCTCCCTGGCCTCTATGATCATTGCAGCGGATGCGGCGCTGAAAGCAGCGGATGTGCAAGCCTTGGAGCTGCGCTTGGGAAGCGGATTAGGCGGCAAAGCTTATTTCACTTTCACAGGGGATGTGGCGGCCGTGGAAGCGGGCATTGAAGCCGGGAAGGCGATAGCTTTGGATAAAGGGTTGCTGGTGGAAACTGAAGTTATACCTGCTCCGTCGGATCGATTGTGGGAGGCATTGTTTTAA
- a CDS encoding 4Fe-4S dicluster domain-containing protein produces the protein MDLLNIVKEAGVIGAGGAGFPTYAKFTSKAEYILLNGAECEPLLRVDQQLMAQFPDQIIKGLAEAGRHIEARKAMIGIKGKHKEVIALLKERIAALGLADFMEVMELRDIYPAGDEQVLVHELTQRIVPEVSIPLKVGCVVINSETALNVYNALNGSPVTETYITIAGDIPQPRTFKVPVGTAIREVIIQCGVKNPDDYAVIDGGPMMGSVLTSLDGHVTKKSKGYVLLKKDHFLIRKKTVSLDRARVIGKTACEQCRMCTDLCPRYLLGHNMQPHKVMRALSYNLEDIKEQQIAQLCCECNACELFSCPANLHPRSVNSLFKQKLAEQGIKYQPVKVDFQTRSARDYRLIPSKRLIAKIGLTAFDRPAPLTPAEFRPEYIRIALRQHIGAPAVPVVALGEEVKAGQLIGRIPENSLGANLHASLNGRVEEINDNSILIKVGSYV, from the coding sequence TTGGATCTACTGAACATCGTTAAAGAGGCCGGAGTTATCGGAGCGGGGGGAGCTGGATTTCCGACTTACGCTAAGTTTACTTCCAAGGCCGAATATATTTTGCTCAATGGAGCTGAATGTGAGCCCTTGCTCAGGGTGGACCAGCAGTTGATGGCCCAGTTCCCGGATCAAATCATCAAAGGTTTGGCAGAAGCGGGCAGGCACATCGAGGCACGTAAGGCCATGATTGGTATTAAGGGCAAACACAAAGAGGTTATAGCTCTCCTCAAGGAACGAATTGCCGCCTTAGGGTTGGCTGATTTCATGGAAGTTATGGAATTAAGAGATATTTATCCTGCCGGGGATGAACAGGTTTTGGTTCACGAGCTGACCCAGCGGATTGTCCCGGAGGTTTCTATTCCTCTCAAAGTAGGCTGTGTGGTCATCAATTCGGAAACGGCCCTGAATGTTTACAATGCACTGAACGGGAGTCCGGTGACGGAAACCTATATCACCATTGCCGGGGATATTCCCCAGCCCAGGACCTTTAAAGTACCGGTAGGGACAGCCATTCGCGAAGTTATCATTCAATGCGGAGTGAAGAACCCGGATGACTATGCCGTGATTGACGGGGGACCGATGATGGGGTCTGTGCTGACGAGTCTGGATGGGCATGTCACGAAAAAAAGCAAGGGTTATGTCCTGCTGAAGAAAGATCACTTTCTGATCCGCAAAAAAACCGTAAGTCTGGACCGGGCGCGGGTTATCGGCAAAACTGCCTGTGAACAATGCCGCATGTGTACGGATTTGTGTCCCCGCTATCTCCTCGGTCATAATATGCAGCCTCATAAAGTAATGCGTGCCCTAAGTTATAACTTAGAGGATATCAAGGAACAGCAAATTGCCCAATTATGCTGCGAATGCAATGCCTGCGAGTTGTTTTCCTGTCCGGCTAACCTCCATCCCAGATCCGTCAACAGTTTATTTAAGCAAAAGCTGGCGGAACAAGGGATCAAATACCAGCCGGTTAAGGTGGACTTCCAGACCAGGTCAGCGAGAGATTATCGTTTAATTCCCAGCAAACGTCTCATAGCTAAAATCGGCTTAACGGCTTTTGACAGACCCGCCCCCCTGACCCCGGCAGAATTCCGGCCGGAATATATCCGGATTGCCTTGCGGCAGCACATAGGAGCGCCGGCTGTGCCGGTGGTGGCTCTGGGTGAAGAAGTTAAAGCCGGGCAGCTGATTGGCCGGATTCCAGAGAACAGTCTCGGAGCTAACCTTCACGCCAGTCTTAACGGCAGGGTAGAGGAGATCAACGATAATTCTATTTTGATAAAGGTGGGTTCGTATGTATAG
- a CDS encoding EutN/CcmL family microcompartment protein, which yields MIAAKVKDSIWSTRKADSLVGLKFMLVEVLGGIDAGRLMIAADTIGAGIGERVLVCNGSSARKMFGREDIPVDAAIVGIIDEDCEF from the coding sequence ATGATAGCTGCAAAAGTAAAAGACAGTATCTGGTCGACAAGGAAAGCGGATTCTCTCGTAGGACTAAAATTCATGTTGGTGGAGGTTCTCGGCGGGATCGACGCCGGCCGGCTGATGATCGCAGCGGATACCATCGGGGCTGGAATAGGGGAACGAGTGCTTGTCTGTAACGGCAGCTCAGCCCGTAAAATGTTTGGCCGTGAAGATATACCTGTGGATGCTGCCATTGTAGGAATTATCGACGAAGATTGTGAGTTTTAG
- a CDS encoding BMC domain-containing protein, giving the protein MEYRIIKSPSRGTLDILFRRKGSPSSVTIEDYDAVGLVQGRLIDMVFAADIAEKGAGVVVEDIKGHCPQNLIMIAIFGDTASVEAAIKEIQYKLKEAKTGEIG; this is encoded by the coding sequence ATGGAATATAGAATAATTAAATCTCCTTCCAGGGGGACGCTGGATATCCTCTTTCGCCGCAAGGGCTCGCCTTCATCCGTTACCATCGAAGACTACGATGCTGTGGGGCTGGTTCAGGGGCGGCTGATTGATATGGTCTTTGCCGCGGATATTGCCGAAAAGGGTGCCGGGGTAGTTGTGGAAGATATTAAAGGGCACTGTCCTCAGAATCTGATTATGATCGCCATTTTTGGAGATACGGCCTCGGTAGAGGCTGCCATCAAAGAAATTCAGTATAAATTGAAAGAAGCGAAAACAGGTGAAATTGGATGA
- the eutJ gene encoding ethanolamine utilization protein EutJ: MEELNSTFLYCDQLVRDFEKVIETPVVNKSSVYYTGVDLGTAYIVLAVLDENYQPVAGAYRFASVVKDGMVVDYIGAIRIVKELKQEIEEKLGTELIYAAAALPPGTDSLDSGAIKNVVQAAGFEITNVLDEPTAANAVLKIKDGAIVDIGGGTTGIAILQDGKVIYVADEPTGGTHFSLVIAGAYGMPFEEADVYKRDAKNHRELQPIVRPVIEKVSSIISRHVRDYPAKEIYLVGGTCCLAGIEDVIAKQTGLPTYKPENPMFVTPLGIALSCTQEEL, translated from the coding sequence ATGGAAGAGTTAAATTCGACGTTTCTATACTGTGATCAGCTCGTTCGTGATTTTGAGAAAGTTATCGAGACACCCGTCGTTAATAAATCCTCTGTTTATTACACAGGTGTGGACTTGGGAACAGCCTATATCGTCTTAGCAGTTCTTGATGAAAACTACCAGCCTGTAGCCGGTGCCTATCGATTCGCCAGTGTGGTCAAGGATGGCATGGTGGTGGATTACATTGGTGCCATTCGGATCGTTAAAGAATTAAAACAAGAAATCGAAGAAAAACTCGGGACGGAATTGATTTATGCTGCCGCCGCTTTGCCGCCGGGGACGGATTCTCTGGATTCGGGAGCCATTAAAAATGTGGTCCAGGCAGCGGGCTTTGAAATAACCAATGTCTTAGATGAGCCCACAGCAGCTAACGCTGTCCTTAAGATTAAAGACGGCGCGATTGTCGACATTGGCGGGGGAACCACAGGGATTGCCATTCTCCAAGACGGTAAAGTGATTTATGTTGCCGATGAGCCCACAGGAGGGACTCACTTTTCTCTCGTTATTGCCGGTGCCTACGGCATGCCTTTTGAGGAAGCGGACGTCTATAAACGGGATGCCAAGAACCACAGGGAGTTACAGCCTATTGTACGTCCTGTGATCGAAAAGGTTTCATCCATTATCAGCCGCCATGTCCGAGATTACCCGGCAAAAGAGATTTATTTGGTAGGAGGAACCTGCTGCCTGGCAGGAATCGAAGATGTCATTGCCAAGCAAACCGGCCTGCCTACCTATAAACCTGAGAATCCCATGTTTGTCACACCTTTAGGGATTGCTCTTAGCTGCACACAGGAAGAACTCTAG
- a CDS encoding ethanolamine utilization cobalamin adenosyltransferase, with product MKFITEMELREVYRREPFTTYVMEPDTRITPGARQFLVDRRVTLSETQPGDEETVNLDSPQQVQVEKTRCSQRLLRKMERMESLFLLMAAEVGSGEAILSEEVLALGRYFQKVRRAEEEQRAPDTLQFWGWSAEEIKERSAGLEEQVDISEFHLELEKGRDVAVLNYLRASLRELEPEILEIYWREEQSVCSRQDLIDAIAGIINILSMMIEKYVGGRKWKS from the coding sequence ATGAAATTCATCACTGAAATGGAGCTGCGGGAGGTATATCGGAGAGAACCTTTTACCACCTATGTTATGGAACCGGATACGAGAATTACCCCTGGGGCCCGCCAGTTTTTGGTGGATCGGCGAGTCACCTTATCAGAGACTCAGCCAGGTGATGAAGAGACAGTAAATCTCGACAGTCCGCAGCAAGTCCAAGTGGAAAAGACGAGGTGCAGTCAGAGACTGCTCAGAAAAATGGAGAGAATGGAATCCCTGTTTTTATTGATGGCCGCTGAGGTAGGCTCCGGAGAGGCTATTCTCTCGGAAGAAGTGCTGGCTCTGGGCAGATACTTCCAGAAGGTGCGGAGAGCCGAAGAGGAGCAGAGAGCACCTGACACCCTGCAATTTTGGGGGTGGTCGGCCGAAGAAATCAAAGAACGCTCAGCCGGCCTGGAAGAACAGGTTGACATCAGTGAGTTTCACTTGGAGTTGGAGAAGGGCAGAGATGTTGCTGTTTTAAATTATTTGCGAGCCTCCCTCCGTGAGCTGGAACCAGAGATTTTAGAAATCTATTGGAGGGAAGAACAATCCGTCTGCTCTCGGCAAGACTTAATTGATGCCATCGCTGGGATAATTAACATTCTCAGTATGATGATTGAGAAGTATGTGGGAGGTAGAAAATGGAAGAGTTAA
- a CDS encoding EutP/PduV family microcompartment system protein → MKKRIMIVGPTQSGKSTLANVLNDTTRPLKKTQDVIYGKNTIDTPSSYLENPSMYKYLIATAQTASHLIIMVDQSRLAEIYPPGFAKTFTCPVIGVINKTDLIPENALQAAQQFKKIGVTKPFFWISLTNDPGVEALKRHLNLV, encoded by the coding sequence ATGAAAAAACGAATTATGATTGTTGGCCCCACTCAGTCCGGGAAATCAACCCTGGCGAATGTCTTAAACGATACTACCAGACCTCTTAAAAAGACCCAGGATGTCATCTATGGAAAAAATACGATTGATACACCCAGCTCATATCTGGAAAACCCTTCTATGTACAAGTATTTAATTGCCACGGCGCAAACGGCATCCCATCTGATTATCATGGTTGATCAATCCCGTTTGGCTGAGATTTATCCGCCGGGTTTTGCTAAAACTTTTACTTGCCCAGTCATTGGAGTCATCAACAAAACCGATTTGATTCCGGAAAATGCCTTACAGGCAGCTCAGCAGTTTAAAAAGATTGGTGTCACAAAACCGTTTTTCTGGATTTCTTTAACGAATGACCCAGGCGTGGAAGCCTTGAAAAGACATCTGAATCTAGTTTGA
- the eutS gene encoding ethanolamine utilization microcompartment protein EutS: MSGLDEFDKKRIIQESVPGKQVTLAHIIASPVPGLYERLGIEETGAIGISTLTPGEAAIIAADIATKTADVDIGFLDRFTGSLVISGDVASVETAMRAINSALQTLLGFTPAEITRT; the protein is encoded by the coding sequence ATGAGCGGGCTGGATGAGTTTGATAAAAAACGGATTATCCAGGAATCGGTGCCGGGCAAGCAAGTCACTCTGGCCCATATCATAGCTTCCCCTGTACCAGGGCTTTATGAACGTCTGGGTATTGAAGAAACAGGAGCTATTGGCATTTCAACCCTTACTCCCGGTGAGGCGGCTATTATCGCCGCCGATATTGCGACGAAAACTGCTGATGTGGATATCGGTTTCCTGGATCGTTTTACGGGTTCCCTCGTTATTTCCGGGGATGTAGCAAGTGTGGAAACAGCCATGAGGGCCATTAACTCCGCTTTGCAAACCCTGTTAGGGTTCACCCCTGCGGAGATTACCCGGACATGA
- the cutD gene encoding choline TMA-lyase-activating enzyme, with protein sequence MSRETMSSLERKARIFNVQKYSIYDGPGVRTLIFFKGCPLRCKWCSNPEGLQRKYQVMFQEDLCIDCGKCVSECPVRIHDLQNGEDRLSETERLGPRHQVNRGVDCIGCRKCEKVCPRKALSIAGSDKTISEVLEIIQQDMLFYLSSGGGVTLGGGEVTAQPEFAANLLTECRRLGIHTAIETSGYVKQDALLMIAQFTDLFLYDIKHIDSDRHYELTGVRNEQILENLRELIRRGFNVRVRMPLIKGLNDREETIARTMEFLQSFKHYKNFRGVDLLPYHKLGINKYKQLDMIYPISDDLSFKDEELSRIEESLRGYDFQVEVIRH encoded by the coding sequence ATGAGTAGGGAAACCATGAGCAGCTTAGAACGAAAAGCGAGAATCTTCAATGTCCAGAAATATTCCATCTATGATGGACCGGGAGTCAGAACACTGATTTTCTTCAAAGGGTGTCCTTTAAGGTGCAAATGGTGTTCCAATCCCGAGGGACTGCAAAGAAAGTATCAAGTGATGTTCCAAGAAGACTTGTGCATTGACTGCGGTAAATGTGTTTCTGAATGCCCCGTCCGGATCCATGATCTCCAGAATGGAGAAGACCGGTTGTCAGAAACTGAGAGATTAGGTCCCAGGCATCAGGTGAATCGAGGCGTTGATTGTATCGGCTGCCGGAAATGCGAAAAAGTCTGTCCCAGAAAAGCCCTTTCTATTGCCGGGTCGGATAAAACCATTTCCGAGGTGCTGGAAATTATCCAGCAGGATATGCTTTTTTATCTGAGTTCAGGGGGTGGAGTAACTCTGGGCGGCGGGGAAGTTACAGCCCAGCCGGAGTTCGCTGCTAACCTGTTGACAGAATGCCGGCGCCTGGGAATCCATACGGCCATTGAGACTTCAGGCTATGTCAAGCAGGATGCTCTGCTGATGATTGCACAGTTCACGGACTTGTTTTTATACGATATTAAGCATATTGATTCCGACCGGCATTATGAACTCACAGGAGTGCGCAACGAACAGATTTTGGAAAACTTAAGGGAACTTATACGCCGTGGATTTAATGTCAGGGTCAGGATGCCGCTGATTAAAGGATTGAATGATAGAGAAGAGACTATCGCCAGAACCATGGAATTCCTGCAATCCTTCAAACATTACAAAAACTTTCGGGGGGTTGACTTGCTTCCTTATCATAAACTGGGTATCAACAAATACAAGCAGCTGGACATGATTTATCCCATTAGCGATGATTTGAGCTTTAAAGACGAAGAGCTGTCAAGAATTGAAGAGTCCTTAAGAGGTTATGATTTTCAGGTGGAAGTGATCAGACATTAA